In Gordonia phthalatica, one genomic interval encodes:
- a CDS encoding glycosyltransferase, with protein sequence MTDTPQSKAVSLLQRVIFPRPGEPLDVRSLYLVESESNSSRAHASDDRTSVTLSGESEVSFATYFNAFAASYWRRWSVLESVVLRVEVRGTARVDLYRSKIDGSRIAIGGDLVQLGSDGTGVFEFETDLGPFEDGGWIWFDVTTDTDSEIISAGWYAPIEPSAGSPNVTVGIPTFNRPADAVAALAALTSDPRVDAVVDAVLMPDQGTKKVVDQAGYTEAAERLGDRLHIFDQGNLGGSGGYSRIMYEALRLTDSPYILYMDDDIMIEPDSILRALALSRFAKSPMLVGGQMLNLQDRSHLHCMGEVIDRHKFMWTAAPFVEYDHDFSKYPLSDRDNSKNLHRRIDVEGNGWWMCMIPREVAETIGLPMPLFIKWDDWEFALRAERAGYPTATVPGIAIWHMAWSDKDDAIDWQAYFHLRNRLVVASIYTDGSIDGILTSMAKATAKHLLCLEYSTVAIQNEAIRDFLAGPDHIRSILPTALGKVAGIRKGYPDAVVLPSATDLPPTTGEATALGVNEPKGPVAKIKALAAAVVNNARPADPRHHSVPQANYPPIEARWFSLGRVDGVTVTTADGRGVVYRQRDRDTMIALGRESAALVKQLRDEFDAKRSEYRAAHDDLVSKESWARVFGID encoded by the coding sequence ATGACCGACACACCACAGAGCAAGGCCGTCAGCCTGCTGCAGCGGGTCATCTTCCCGCGACCGGGCGAGCCGCTCGACGTGCGCTCGCTGTACCTGGTGGAGTCCGAGAGCAACTCCTCGCGCGCGCACGCCTCCGATGACCGCACCAGCGTCACGCTGAGCGGTGAGTCCGAGGTCAGCTTCGCCACCTACTTCAACGCCTTCGCGGCGTCGTACTGGCGCCGCTGGAGCGTCCTGGAGTCCGTGGTCCTGCGCGTCGAGGTCCGGGGCACCGCCCGCGTGGACCTGTACCGCTCCAAGATCGACGGTTCGCGCATCGCGATCGGCGGCGATCTGGTTCAGCTGGGATCCGATGGAACCGGCGTGTTCGAGTTCGAGACCGACCTGGGCCCGTTCGAGGACGGCGGCTGGATCTGGTTCGACGTCACCACCGACACGGACTCCGAGATCATCTCGGCCGGCTGGTACGCGCCGATCGAGCCGAGCGCGGGCTCCCCGAATGTCACCGTGGGAATCCCCACGTTCAACCGCCCGGCCGACGCCGTCGCCGCACTCGCCGCGCTGACGTCGGACCCGCGGGTCGACGCCGTCGTGGACGCGGTCCTGATGCCCGACCAGGGCACCAAGAAGGTCGTCGACCAGGCCGGCTACACCGAGGCCGCCGAGCGGCTCGGCGACCGCCTCCACATCTTCGACCAGGGCAACCTCGGCGGATCGGGCGGCTACTCGCGCATCATGTACGAGGCGTTGCGCCTGACCGACAGCCCGTACATCCTGTACATGGACGACGACATCATGATCGAGCCCGACTCGATCCTGCGTGCGCTGGCGCTGTCGCGGTTCGCGAAGTCGCCGATGCTGGTCGGCGGTCAGATGCTGAACCTGCAGGACCGCAGCCACCTGCACTGCATGGGCGAGGTCATCGACCGGCACAAGTTCATGTGGACCGCTGCGCCGTTCGTCGAGTACGACCACGACTTCTCCAAGTACCCGCTGAGCGATCGCGACAACTCCAAGAACCTGCATCGACGCATCGACGTCGAGGGCAACGGCTGGTGGATGTGCATGATCCCGCGCGAGGTCGCCGAGACCATCGGCCTGCCGATGCCGCTGTTCATCAAGTGGGACGACTGGGAGTTCGCGCTCCGCGCCGAGCGTGCGGGCTATCCGACGGCGACCGTCCCGGGAATCGCGATCTGGCACATGGCCTGGAGCGACAAGGACGACGCCATCGACTGGCAGGCCTACTTCCACCTGCGGAACCGCCTGGTGGTGGCATCGATCTACACCGACGGCTCGATCGACGGCATCCTGACTTCGATGGCGAAGGCCACCGCCAAGCACCTGCTGTGCCTGGAGTACTCGACGGTCGCCATCCAGAACGAGGCGATCCGCGACTTCCTCGCCGGTCCCGACCACATCCGGTCCATCCTGCCGACCGCCCTCGGGAAGGTCGCCGGGATCCGCAAGGGCTATCCGGACGCCGTGGTGCTGCCGTCGGCCACCGACCTGCCGCCCACCACCGGTGAGGCGACGGCGCTGGGCGTCAACGAGCCGAAGGGACCGGTCGCCAAGATCAAGGCCCTGGCAGCGGCGGTCGTGAACAACGCGCGCCCCGCCGACCCGCGCCACCACAGCGTTCCGCAGGCCAACTACCCGCCGATCGAGGCGCGCTGGTTCTCGCTGGGCCGCGTCGACGGCGTCACCGTCACCACCGCGGACGGTCGGGGAGTGGTGTACCGCCAGCGCGATCGCGACACGATGATCGCCCTCGGCCGCGAGTCGGCGGCGCTCGTGAAGCAGCTGCGCGACGAGTTCGACGCCAAGCGCAGCGAGTACCGTGCCGCGCACGACGATCTGGTGAGCAAGGAGAGCTGGGCCCGTGTCTTCGGAATCGATTGA
- a CDS encoding mechanosensitive ion channel family protein, translating to MTDLAFRLTDTGQAWLVDKPVQIAIYIALGIVVRYVLHRAIDGATKPPSGEGSPSRKVRRAQKRAEKRQRAAEALDAADETASSRVSADAGKGLTAALVRKHGRRRNASDVRADRQRDERRAQRLATIGSVLKSLVSFLVLLWILLQSLGILGVNVAPLIASAGIVGVAIGFGAQALVRDFLSGLFMLFEDQYGVGDWVDLGEASGTVESVGLRVTAVRDLHGTLWYCRNGEIMRVGNYSQDFGVAFLEFPVSYRSDVDRACAVALETATAASAEEPMKSNLLSAPELQGVNQLSADSWTLRMSVVTRANHQWAVERELRRRIRLAFDDAGIEAPYPGGLPVLARSGSEGT from the coding sequence ATGACTGATCTAGCGTTTCGACTCACGGACACTGGTCAAGCATGGCTGGTGGACAAGCCCGTCCAGATCGCGATCTACATCGCGCTGGGAATCGTCGTTCGGTACGTCCTGCATCGGGCGATCGACGGTGCCACCAAGCCTCCCTCGGGGGAGGGATCGCCGTCCCGGAAGGTGCGACGGGCACAGAAGCGTGCCGAGAAGCGTCAGCGCGCCGCCGAGGCGTTGGACGCCGCCGACGAGACCGCGTCCTCGAGGGTGAGCGCCGATGCGGGCAAGGGGCTGACCGCGGCTCTCGTCAGAAAACACGGCCGCAGACGTAACGCGTCGGACGTCCGCGCGGATCGGCAGCGTGACGAGCGTCGCGCCCAGCGGCTCGCCACCATCGGCTCGGTACTGAAGTCGCTGGTGTCGTTCCTCGTCCTGCTGTGGATCCTGTTGCAGAGCCTCGGCATCCTCGGCGTCAACGTGGCGCCGCTGATCGCGTCGGCCGGAATCGTCGGTGTCGCCATCGGTTTCGGTGCTCAAGCGCTCGTCCGCGACTTCCTCTCGGGACTGTTCATGCTCTTCGAGGACCAGTACGGCGTCGGAGACTGGGTGGACCTCGGAGAGGCCTCCGGCACGGTCGAGAGTGTCGGCCTGCGCGTCACCGCGGTCCGTGACCTGCACGGAACCCTCTGGTACTGCAGGAACGGAGAGATCATGCGCGTCGGCAACTACAGCCAGGACTTCGGTGTCGCCTTCCTCGAGTTCCCGGTCTCGTATCGCTCGGACGTCGACCGCGCGTGTGCCGTCGCTCTGGAGACGGCGACCGCGGCGTCGGCGGAGGAACCGATGAAGTCCAACCTCCTGTCCGCACCGGAACTGCAGGGCGTCAACCAGCTCTCGGCCGACTCGTGGACCCTGCGGATGTCAGTGGTGACTCGCGCCAACCACCAGTGGGCGGTGGAACGGGAGCTTCGTCGACGCATCCGGCTCGCGTTCGACGACGCGGGCATCGAAGCGCCGTATCCGGGCGGGCTGCCGGTGCTCGCGCGATCGGGGTCCGAGGGCACATAG
- the glf gene encoding UDP-galactopyranose mutase — MTKNSTYDLIVVGSGFYGLTVAERAATQLGKRVLVVERRDHIGGNAYSEAEPETGIEVHKYGAHLFHTSNERVWEYVNQFTSFTGYQHRVFAMHDGQAYQFPMGLGLVSQFFGRYFTPDEARALIAEQAAEVETSEAANFEEKAISLVGRPLYEAFIKHYTAKQWETDPKNLPAGNITRLPVRYNFDNRYFNDTHEGLPTEGYTAWLENMAADDRIEVRLSTDWFDVRDEIRAASPDAPVVYTGPLDRYFDYSAGRLGWRTLDFELEVLPTGDFQGTPVMNYNDADVPFTRIHEFRHFHPERKSYPSDKTVIMREFGRFAKDDDEPYYPINTPDDREMLAAYRDLAKAEAASSKVLFGGRLGTYQYLDMHMAIASALTMFDNTLAPHLRDGAPLAEGVN, encoded by the coding sequence GTGACGAAGAACAGCACATACGACCTCATCGTGGTCGGCTCCGGCTTCTACGGCCTGACCGTCGCTGAGCGGGCCGCGACCCAGCTCGGCAAGCGAGTGCTCGTCGTCGAACGGCGTGACCACATCGGTGGCAACGCGTACTCGGAGGCCGAGCCGGAGACCGGCATCGAGGTCCACAAGTACGGCGCCCACCTGTTCCACACCTCCAACGAGCGCGTGTGGGAGTACGTCAACCAGTTCACCTCGTTCACCGGGTACCAGCACCGCGTCTTCGCGATGCACGACGGCCAGGCCTACCAGTTCCCGATGGGGCTCGGCCTGGTGTCGCAGTTCTTCGGCAGGTACTTCACGCCCGACGAGGCGCGCGCACTGATCGCCGAGCAGGCCGCCGAGGTGGAGACCAGCGAGGCCGCCAACTTCGAGGAGAAGGCGATCAGCCTGGTCGGACGCCCGCTCTACGAGGCGTTCATCAAGCACTACACCGCCAAGCAGTGGGAGACCGATCCCAAGAATCTGCCCGCGGGCAACATCACCCGGCTGCCGGTCCGCTACAACTTCGACAACCGCTACTTCAACGACACCCACGAGGGCCTCCCGACGGAGGGCTACACCGCGTGGCTGGAGAACATGGCTGCGGACGATCGGATCGAGGTCCGTCTGTCGACGGACTGGTTCGACGTGCGCGACGAGATCCGCGCCGCCAGCCCGGACGCTCCGGTGGTCTACACCGGACCGCTGGACCGCTACTTCGATTACTCGGCAGGCCGCCTGGGCTGGCGCACGCTCGACTTCGAGCTCGAGGTGCTGCCGACCGGCGACTTCCAGGGCACCCCGGTGATGAACTACAACGACGCCGACGTGCCGTTCACCCGCATCCACGAGTTCCGGCACTTCCACCCGGAACGGAAGAGCTACCCGTCCGACAAGACGGTGATCATGCGCGAGTTCGGGCGCTTCGCCAAGGACGACGACGAGCCCTACTACCCGATCAACACCCCCGACGACCGCGAGATGCTCGCCGCCTACCGCGACCTGGCGAAGGCCGAGGCGGCGTCGTCGAAGGTGCTGTTCGGCGGACGCCTGGGCACCTATCAGTACCTGGACATGCACATGGCGATCGCGAGTGCGCTCACCATGTTCGACAACACGCTGGCCCCGCACCTGCGCGACGGTGCACCGCTGGCCGAGGGAGTCAATTGA
- a CDS encoding decaprenyl-phosphate phosphoribosyltransferase, which translates to MSEEPIENGTAGPPKNLATGLIKALRPRQWVKNVLVLAAPMAAGTDTLTDPARMGNVGIAFVAFCLVASSIYLINDALDVEADRQHPTKRFRPIAAGVVPRNFAFVLAVVLAAASIGIAFLANWQTAVTIAVYLVIQLGYCFGLKHQAVVDICIVSSGFLLRAIAGGVAAELPEGLSKWFLLVMAFGSLFMAAGKRYAELQLAERTGAKIRKSLQYYTTTYLRFVWTLAATAVVLCYGLWAFDEDRGDNVFYAISMVPFTIAILRYAVDVDGGEAGEPEEVALGDRVLQFLALAWVVLVGVAVYAPF; encoded by the coding sequence ATGAGCGAGGAGCCGATCGAGAACGGCACCGCAGGGCCGCCGAAGAATCTGGCCACCGGCCTGATCAAGGCGCTCCGCCCGCGGCAGTGGGTCAAGAACGTCCTCGTTCTCGCCGCGCCGATGGCGGCGGGCACCGACACCCTGACCGACCCGGCCCGGATGGGCAATGTCGGCATCGCCTTCGTCGCGTTCTGCCTGGTCGCGTCGTCGATCTACCTGATCAACGACGCACTCGACGTGGAGGCCGACCGCCAGCACCCGACCAAGCGCTTCCGCCCCATCGCAGCGGGCGTGGTCCCGCGGAACTTCGCATTCGTCCTGGCCGTGGTGCTCGCGGCCGCGTCGATCGGGATCGCGTTCCTCGCCAACTGGCAGACCGCGGTCACCATCGCGGTGTACCTGGTGATCCAACTGGGCTACTGCTTCGGACTCAAGCACCAGGCCGTCGTCGACATCTGCATCGTCTCGTCGGGCTTCCTGCTCCGCGCGATCGCCGGTGGCGTGGCCGCCGAGCTGCCCGAGGGCCTGTCGAAGTGGTTCCTGCTGGTGATGGCCTTCGGTTCGCTGTTCATGGCGGCGGGCAAGCGCTACGCCGAACTGCAGCTGGCCGAGCGGACCGGTGCCAAGATCCGCAAGTCGCTGCAGTACTACACCACCACATACCTGCGTTTCGTGTGGACGCTCGCGGCCACCGCCGTCGTCCTCTGCTACGGACTGTGGGCCTTCGACGAGGACCGCGGCGACAACGTCTTCTACGCCATCTCCATGGTTCCGTTCACTATCGCGATCCTGCGCTACGCGGTCGACGTCGACGGCGGCGAGGCCGGGGAACCGGAAGAGGTCGCTCTGGGCGACCGCGTGCTGCAATTCCTGGCGTTGGCGTGGGTCGTCCTCGTGGGAGTCGCGGTCTATGCCCCGTTCTGA
- a CDS encoding phosphatase PAP2 family protein: protein MSSESIDQTAADTAGAVAPATGEAGALVAIQGALADRPGVLPAARGLSHFGEHSLGWLALAGAGAYAAHRRGDVDARRRYVEAGAGAFVAHAASVVIKRVVRRKRPNHPDIRIGVGTPSKLSFPSSHATSTTAAAILLGRASGVPGGAILAPAAIVPPMLASRLVLGVHYPSDVAAGALVGALTAAAVIVADSRVAAADRSTVSK, encoded by the coding sequence GTGTCTTCGGAATCGATTGATCAGACCGCTGCGGATACGGCGGGTGCGGTGGCACCGGCGACCGGTGAGGCCGGTGCGCTCGTCGCCATCCAGGGCGCCCTGGCCGACCGTCCGGGCGTGCTGCCCGCGGCCCGCGGCCTCTCGCACTTCGGCGAGCACTCGCTCGGCTGGCTGGCGCTCGCCGGTGCGGGTGCCTATGCGGCGCACCGCCGCGGCGACGTCGACGCACGACGCCGCTACGTCGAGGCCGGTGCGGGAGCGTTCGTCGCCCACGCGGCGTCCGTCGTCATCAAGCGCGTGGTCCGGCGCAAGCGCCCGAACCACCCCGACATCCGAATCGGCGTCGGAACGCCCAGCAAGCTGAGCTTCCCGTCGAGCCACGCGACGTCGACCACCGCCGCGGCGATCCTGCTGGGGCGGGCCTCCGGCGTGCCCGGCGGCGCGATCCTGGCGCCCGCCGCGATCGTCCCGCCGATGCTCGCCTCGCGTCTGGTTCTGGGCGTCCATTACCCTTCCGATGTGGCCGCGGGAGCGCTCGTCGGCGCATTGACCGCGGCGGCGGTGATCGTCGCAGACTCTCGAGTCGCCGCAGCAGACCGTTCTACCGTGAGCAAGTGA